The following nucleotide sequence is from Gammaproteobacteria bacterium.
CTTGTTGATCTTGCACCATCCACTAAAACCACAACATCGTTAATGCTAATGCTCACACCATTCACATCAAGTTCATCAATCGGTGCGCGTCCCACGGCTGCCAAAATTCGACCCCAATTCGCATCACTGGCATACAAAGCGGTTTTAACTAACGGCGAATGCGCAACGGTATAAGCTACGACCAAACATTCTTTCTCATCACGTCCACCGTGAACTTTAATTGCTACAAATTTATTTGCGCCTTCAGCATCTCTGATAATAGCCTGCGCCAGAAAACGATACACTTCTAATAAAGAATTTTTAAACTCTGTGTATTGTGCATGTTTTTCTGTTAATTCCACCGTTTTATTGGTTGCAATCAATACCGCGGCATCATTTGTCGAAGTATCACCGTCAATAGTAATGCGATTAAAACTTTCATCAATCGCTTCACGATGTAATTGATTTAATAAATTCTGGGCGATGCCCGCATCGGTAGCAATATACGACAACATCGTTGCCATATTAGGACAAATCATCCCAGCACCTTTAGTAATTCCAGTAATTGTGACGACTTTGCCATTGATATCAATACGACGACTAATTGCTTTGGGCAAAGTATCGGTAGTCATAATCGCTTGCGCCGCTTGCGGCCAATTATCTGCGCTTAAATTTGATAACAATGAAGGAATAACAGCGGTTAATTTATCCACCGGCAATTGCTCACCAATCACGCCAGTAGAAAAAGGTAAAATATTTTCTAAACTTACTTTTGCAGCAGATGCTAATGCAGAGCAACTTTGTCGCGCTGCTTGCATACCTTGCTCGCCGGTACCGGCATTCGCATTGCCAGCATTAATTAATAAATAGCGAGGTGTTGTTTTAGCTAAATGCAGTTTCGCTAACTGCACAGGAGCCGCACAAAACCGGTTTAAGGTAAAACTCGCAGCGACTGTCGCGTTTTCAGAAATTTCAATTAAAGTAACATCATCTCGCGGTTTGCGGCGGATACCCGCATACGTTGCGGACAAACGTAGACCTTCAACTGGCCATAAATCGTCATGCTCAAATAAACCTACCGCCAT
It contains:
- the argJ gene encoding bifunctional glutamate N-acetyltransferase/amino-acid acetyltransferase ArgJ; its protein translation is MAVGLFEHDDLWPVEGLRLSATYAGIRRKPRDDVTLIEISENATVAASFTLNRFCAAPVQLAKLHLAKTTPRYLLINAGNANAGTGEQGMQAARQSCSALASAAKVSLENILPFSTGVIGEQLPVDKLTAVIPSLLSNLSADNWPQAAQAIMTTDTLPKAISRRIDINGKVVTITGITKGAGMICPNMATMLSYIATDAGIAQNLLNQLHREAIDESFNRITIDGDTSTNDAAVLIATNKTVELTEKHAQYTEFKNSLLEVYRFLAQAIIRDAEGANKFVAIKVHGGRDEKECLVVAYTVAHSPLVKTALYASDANWGRILAAVGRAPIDELDVNGVSISINDVVVLVDGARSTSYTEAQGAAAMQPAEITIVIDLSRGAATATVWTSDLSHDYVTINAEYRT